The Paenibacillus dendritiformis region CTGCATGAATAAAATCCACCCCATCGACCCGATGTAAGGCGGGGTCATGAACGGGATAATGAGCACGACATCGAGCCAGCCGTGGCGGCCGATCGAGGTTTTGGCCGACAGGATCGCCATCGGCAGGGCCAGCAGGGTGGCGCCGAGCACGACCCATGCCCCGAGCTGGATCGTGTTCCACATCACCTGCGCCAGCTGCGGGTTCGCCATCACCCGGAACGGCGCCGTCAGATCGATCGCCGTTCCGGTCCGGATGCTCGTCAGCAGGACCATCCAGAGCGGAGCGGCGATGAGCGCCGCCAGCAGGACAACGGCAAGGGCCGCTCCGAGCGTTCTATAGTTCCATCGTGTTGTTGCCATATCGGCGTCTCCGTTTCATTATGGTTTGTACAAGTCGAGGAAGCGCGCGCTAATCGCGCCGCTATTCGCATTCATCCAGTCCCAATCGATATTCAGCACCGGAATATCGGCCACGCCTGCGCGATCCTTGGCCGGAATGTCCTGGCGCCCCGGCAGCAGATAGGCGTCGGCGACCAGGTTCTGGGCTTCATCGGATAGCAAGTAATCGATGAATTGCTTCGCGTTGTCCGCATGCGGCGCATCCTTCAAGATCATGGCCGGACGCACATTGATGACGGTTCCGCTCGCAGGATAGACCATCTCGACCGGCTCGCCCTTGGCCTTGGCGCTGTAGGCCATATAATCGACTCCGGCCAGTACGGCGCTCTTGGCCCCGGTAATGACCGGGTCGAGCGCTTCTTTGTTCGCGCCCGCCATCTCGACCCCGTTCGCCTGCAGCTGCTCGAACAGGGACCAGCTGTCTTCGCCCTTGTCATTCAAGTACCCGGCAATGAAGTTGAGCGCCGAGCCGGACAGCGAAGGGTCCGGAATCGTGACGGCTCCCTTCCATGCGGGCGCGGTGAAATCGGACCAGTCCTTCGGCGGCTCCTGAACGAGCTTCGTATTGTACGTAATGCCGAGAGCCGATGCGCTGTAGCCGAAGAAATGATAATCCGGGTCCATCCAGCCCTTGTACAGCTTGTCGGCGCCGGCGGCTTCCTTGTAGCTCTGGGTCCAGCCGGCCGATTTCATTCCCATCGCTGATGGCCAGGAGGCGAGGATGACGACATCGGCAACCGGGTTGCTTTTCTCCGCTTCCAGCCGCGCCAGCACCTTGCCGGTCGTGCCTTCGAACTGCTCGATCGCGATGCCGGTCTTCGCTTCGAAGCCCTGCTTGATCGCTTCGGATAAATTTTTGGGTCCAGCGGTGTAAATCACCAGCTTGCCGCTATCGCCGGAGTCTGTCTTCGCGGCCTGCGGCGCGGCGGGCGCGGATTCCCCGGATTGGGCGGACGGCGCGGCCGAGCCGCAAGCGGCGGTCAGCCAGGCCAGCATCAGCACGGTCACTAACGACATCATGCGCAGAGAGAAGCGTCCGTTCTTTTTCATACTGCAATGTCCTCCTTCTTGTTCATGCCATGGATATGCTGCGGGGAGACGTATACGGTGACAGGGGAGCCGACAGGCAGCCGTTCCTGGTGGTAGGCCGTCCACACTCCGTGTGCCTCCACTTCAATATGAATCTCGTACCGTTCTCCCATATAGCCGGTGTGAATCACTTTGCCCTTCCAGGAGCGATCGTGTGCGGTACCGGTCCAGCGCACATGCTCCGGTCGGAACATCTCCAGCTCACCGTCAATCCAGTTCGATCGGCCGACGAAGCGGGCGACGAACGGATCGGCGGGAGCGCGGTAAATATGCTCGGGCGCTGCCGCCTGAAGGATCTTCCCGCCCCGCATGACGATAATCCGATCGGACATCGACATCGCTTCGGACTGGTCGTGCGTCACATACAGGGCGGTCATGCCGAGAGCGCGGACCAGTGCCATCAGCTCCGCCTTCATCTCCTCCCGCAGCACGGCGTCGAGCGCGCTGAGCGGCTCGTCGAACAGAATGAGCTGCGGCTCGGTCACGATGGCGCGGGCAAAGGCCACCCGCTGCTGCTGCCCGCCGGACAGTTGAGACGGGCGCCGCTGCTCGAAGCCGGCGAGGCGGACCAAGCGAATCGCCTCCTGCACCTTGTCCTTCAAGCCGGCGGTGCGTCCGGCCGCACGCAGCCCGAAGGCGACATTTTCGAATACGGTCATATGCGGCCACAGGGCGAAATCTTGAAAAACCATGCCGAGCCCCCGCTTGTGAACCGGCTTATGAATCCGCTTCGCTGCCGAGAAGATCGTCTCTTCCCCGAAGCGGATGTCTCCGCTGTCCGGGGTCTCGAGTCCGGCGATCAGGCGGAGCAGCGTCGTCTTGCCGCAGCCCGAAGGGCCGAGCAGCGTCGTGAACTCTCCGGACCGAATCGTG contains the following coding sequences:
- a CDS encoding ABC transporter substrate-binding protein; the encoded protein is MKKNGRFSLRMMSLVTVLMLAWLTAACGSAAPSAQSGESAPAAPQAAKTDSGDSGKLVIYTAGPKNLSEAIKQGFEAKTGIAIEQFEGTTGKVLARLEAEKSNPVADVVILASWPSAMGMKSAGWTQSYKEAAGADKLYKGWMDPDYHFFGYSASALGITYNTKLVQEPPKDWSDFTAPAWKGAVTIPDPSLSGSALNFIAGYLNDKGEDSWSLFEQLQANGVEMAGANKEALDPVITGAKSAVLAGVDYMAYSAKAKGEPVEMVYPASGTVINVRPAMILKDAPHADNAKQFIDYLLSDEAQNLVADAYLLPGRQDIPAKDRAGVADIPVLNIDWDWMNANSGAISARFLDLYKP
- a CDS encoding ABC transporter ATP-binding protein — translated: MDVHIESLNKSFGKAPALENVSLTIRSGEFTTLLGPSGCGKTTLLRLIAGLETPDSGDIRFGEETIFSAAKRIHKPVHKRGLGMVFQDFALWPHMTVFENVAFGLRAAGRTAGLKDKVQEAIRLVRLAGFEQRRPSQLSGGQQQRVAFARAIVTEPQLILFDEPLSALDAVLREEMKAELMALVRALGMTALYVTHDQSEAMSMSDRIIVMRGGKILQAAAPEHIYRAPADPFVARFVGRSNWIDGELEMFRPEHVRWTGTAHDRSWKGKVIHTGYMGERYEIHIEVEAHGVWTAYHQERLPVGSPVTVYVSPQHIHGMNKKEDIAV